Below is a genomic region from Mesorhizobium sp. NZP2298.
TTGGCCATCGGCGACCACATGGCGGCGCTGACCAGGCCAACCTCCTGGCTTTTCTTGTGGTAGACGATGGCGTGTTCGGCGGGGATGTTGCCTTCGATCTCCAGCCCGACCAGCACATGGCGCAGCCTGCGTTTGGCGCGCGCTTCGAGGATGGCGCGGCGGCCGTTGAAGTGGCCTTTCTCCGGATCGATCATGAAGCCGAGCCCGATCTCGTCGGGCATGCGCAGGCGATCGGCGCGGATGGCATGTTCGGCGGTGGTGAAGTCGGCATTGGCAACGATCAGCCCGGCCTCGAGCCGCGCGCGATTCAGCGCCGTGTAGCCGATGGCACGGATGCCGCGCAGTTCGCCCGCTTTCATCAGCCGGTCCCACAGGCTCAGCGCCTTGTCGGAGGTCACGAACAACTCGTAGCCGAGATCGCCGGTGAAGCCGGTGCGCGAGATGGTGACGGTGCCGCCGTCATGGGCGAATTCGGCGAGGTCGAAGATCTTCAGTCTCTCGACACCGGTGAAGCCGGCATCGCGCAGCACGGCGAAGGAAGTTGGCCCCTGCAGGGCGAGCCCGGCGACGCCCTCGGTTTCTTCCTCGACGGTGACGTCGAATCCAATGGCGCTGTCCAGCAACCAGGGCAGATGCCGCTCCTGCGAACACAGGCGAAAGCGCGTCGGCGACAGGCGAAACAGCGTGCCGTCGTCGAGCACAAAGCCTTCGTCGTCACACCAGGCGGTATAGTGGACACGGCCAGGTCTCAGCTTGGTCACGTCGCGCAAGGTCACTCGGTCGAGGAAGGCCTCGGCATCCGGTCCTTCGATCCGGTATTTGGTCATCGGCGAGATGTCGAACAGCGCCGCCTGGCTGCGGATGGCGAAATATTCCAGCTCCTCGTCCCACAGCGAATGTGGCGCGCGGTAGCCCGCCCAGTTATACCAGTCCTGAGTCCTGGCCAGCGTATCGAGGCGCGGCTGGAACGGGGTGCCGAGGCGCAGCGTGCGGAAATGGCCTTGCGCGGCGATGCGCGCGGAAACAGCCGCACTGGCGGTCTTTGCAACGGGCTTCTTCCTGGTTGCCTGGGCCATGACCTACCTCTTCATCGCGATGATACGCCGCGCGGCGTTGAGCCCGGGTGCACCGGAGACACCGCCACCGGGATGCGAGCCGGCACCGGCCAGGAACAATCCTTCAAGCGGCGTGTCGTAGCCGGACCAACCCGAGACGGGACGCGAGATCAGCATCTGGTCGGCCTGCAATTCGCCGTGGTGCCAATGGCCTCCCGGCATGCGGTAACGCGTGTCGATATCGGCCGGCGTCAGCAACTCGGCATGGACAACGCTCTTGCCGATGCCCGGCGCGTAAGCCTCGAGCTGAGCCATGACTGCCTTGAGGAATTTCGGCTTGCCGGTTTCCCAGCCTTCCTTCAGTGCGTAGGGGGCGTATTGCACCACAGCCGACAGCACACAGGCTCCATCAGGCGCGAGCGACGGATCGGCGAGGCTGGGCAGGGTGATCTCCATCACCGGCTCGGCTGAGAACTCGCCATATTTGGATGGATTGAAGGCGCGTTCGACATGATCGGGCGAAGGCGCGATGACCAGCCTGCCCTTGTGGCCGGCGGCATCGACGCCGGCGAATTGCGGCGGCCGATCGAGCGCCAGATTGAGTTTCGCCGCGTCGCCCTTCATCCGAATGTTCTTCACCTTGCGCACGAAGCCCGTGTCGAGCTCGCGCGGCCCGACAAGATCGAGGAAGGTTGTCGCTGGATTGATGGCGGAGATGACCGTCCTGGCGCGCAGCTCCTCGCCGGTGTCGAGCGTGACGCCTATGGCGCGGCCTTTCTCGACGATGATCTTTCCAACGGAAGCCGATGTCCGGACGGTGACGCCGGCCATCTCCGCCGCGGCGCGGATGGCGGCGACAACGGCGCCCATACCGCCTTGCGGCAGCATCTGTGCACCGGATGCACCGCCGGTCTCACCCGCCAGTCGATAGTAGAGGCCGAGCAGCGAGGTTGGCGAGCGCGGGCCGAGATGGCTGCCAAGCGTCGCATCGAAGGCGAGCAGGCCTTTCAGCCTGTCGTCCTTGAGCTGTTCGTCGAGCAGGTCGGCGACGTTCATGAGCAGCACGCGCAGGAAGTCGCGCATGTCTTCCTTGCCGAGCTTTTTCAGCGCCAGCGCGGTCTGGCCGAGTGACGCGGTATCGAGCAGCGACATGCCGGCGAGATCGGGCGCGCGGCGGGAGAGGAAGGGTTTCAGGATGCCGGCATAGCGCAACAGCTGCGCACGCAGTTCCTTCCAGGCGGTCTGCTCGGAGGAACTGGCGCCGGTCAGCACCTCGCCATAGGCACCATGCAGCATCAGCGCTGGACCGTCCCTGGACAGCGCGATCGAAGGCAGGAAGTCCGTGCGGGCAAATTGCAGTCCCTGCTTCTCCAGCTCCAGCGTCCTCACCACGTCGGGGTGCAGACGGTTCAGCACATGGGCGATCGATGAGACGCGAAAGCCCGGCGCGAGTTCCTCGGTGCGCGCGGCGCCGCCGGTTTCGCTGCCCGCTTCCAGCAGGAGCACCTTGCGGCCGGCCTTGCCAAGCGTCGCCGCGGCGACGAGACCGTTGTGGCCGCCGCCGATGACAAGCACATCCCATCTTGGTGCATCAAATGACGTCATGGGCCGGGCTCATATGCGAGGTGGATTTGGCGAGATCGCGCAGGATTTCGGCAGCGGCATTGCGGCCGGGCGCGCCCATGACGCCGCCGCCCGGATGGGTGGAGGAGCCGCACATATAGAGACCGCCGACCGGCGAGCGGTATTGCGCGTAGCCCGGCACCGGGCGATTGAACAGAAGCTGGTCGAAGGTCAGTTCGCCCTGGAAAATGTTGCCTTCGGTGAGGCCGACCTCGGCTTCGATCTCGCGCGGCGTGCGCACCTCCATGTGGATGATGCGGTCGCGGAAGCCTGGCGAATACTCTGATATCTGCGCAATCACGCTCTCGGCGAAGCCGTCGCGATCGGCATCGGTCCATTCGCGGCCGTTCACCTTGGGCGGCGCGTATTGCACGAAGCAGCTCATGAAATGCTTGCCCGGCGGCGCCATGGTCGGGTCGAGCGTCGTCGGGATCACCATGTCGAGGAAAGGATCGGCCGACCAGCGCCCGGCCTTCCAGTCGTCATAGGCGCGCTCCATGCGTTCCATCGAATCGGTGA
It encodes:
- a CDS encoding aminomethyltransferase family protein; this encodes MAQATRKKPVAKTASAAVSARIAAQGHFRTLRLGTPFQPRLDTLARTQDWYNWAGYRAPHSLWDEELEYFAIRSQAALFDISPMTKYRIEGPDAEAFLDRVTLRDVTKLRPGRVHYTAWCDDEGFVLDDGTLFRLSPTRFRLCSQERHLPWLLDSAIGFDVTVEEETEGVAGLALQGPTSFAVLRDAGFTGVERLKIFDLAEFAHDGGTVTISRTGFTGDLGYELFVTSDKALSLWDRLMKAGELRGIRAIGYTALNRARLEAGLIVANADFTTAEHAIRADRLRMPDEIGLGFMIDPEKGHFNGRRAILEARAKRRLRHVLVGLEIEGNIPAEHAIVYHKKSQEVGLVSAAMWSPMAKRNIAIASLARPYGDTMVDDLWVEIYAMRELQYQKLMKRAKVVARPFIKLDRRTANPPADF
- a CDS encoding phytoene desaturase family protein, which produces MTSFDAPRWDVLVIGGGHNGLVAAATLGKAGRKVLLLEAGSETGGAARTEELAPGFRVSSIAHVLNRLHPDVVRTLELEKQGLQFARTDFLPSIALSRDGPALMLHGAYGEVLTGASSSEQTAWKELRAQLLRYAGILKPFLSRRAPDLAGMSLLDTASLGQTALALKKLGKEDMRDFLRVLLMNVADLLDEQLKDDRLKGLLAFDATLGSHLGPRSPTSLLGLYYRLAGETGGASGAQMLPQGGMGAVVAAIRAAAEMAGVTVRTSASVGKIIVEKGRAIGVTLDTGEELRARTVISAINPATTFLDLVGPRELDTGFVRKVKNIRMKGDAAKLNLALDRPPQFAGVDAAGHKGRLVIAPSPDHVERAFNPSKYGEFSAEPVMEITLPSLADPSLAPDGACVLSAVVQYAPYALKEGWETGKPKFLKAVMAQLEAYAPGIGKSVVHAELLTPADIDTRYRMPGGHWHHGELQADQMLISRPVSGWSGYDTPLEGLFLAGAGSHPGGGVSGAPGLNAARRIIAMKR